Proteins encoded within one genomic window of Formosa agariphila KMM 3901:
- a CDS encoding inorganic phosphate transporter: MENIYLLMIVALAVLAIADLVVGVSNDAVNFLNSAIGSKVVSFKTIMLVASLGVAIGAIFSSGMMEVARKGIFNPGEFMFSEIMIIFMAVMITDILLLDFFNTIGMPTSTTVSIVFELLGASVAIALIKIGHDGGSFADLTTYINTSKATQIIVGILLSVVIAFSVGALVQWVTRLLLSYNFEKKAKWIGALFGGFAITAISYFIFLKGIGGTAFAKESFSILGGLTISHFIENQVFVILLISLLLWTAVSYIYSAVLKFDIYKLIILIGTFALALAFAGNDLVNFIGVPIAAWQSYQVWSVSGVPADQFDMSVLSEAVQTPTLMLFVAGMIMVATLWFSSKAKAVVKTSIDLSSSQSTKERFQPNFLSRGFVRGAVGISEVFNYFIPSKTKEKIDRRFEKPTIELKRDKTFELPAFDVVRAAVNLMVASVLISIATSMKLPLSTTYVTFMVAMGSSLADKAWGAESAVYRVAGVLNVIGGWFFTALIAFISAATIAYLINLHVPSMLAILLLLAVILLARNYLSINKKNKELKAEGQLLRAESSSIQGVIHESAHNISNAIRRVDKIYSNAINGLSKQDLIALKQNKKQVEKLGNEIDELRDNIFYFIKNLDESSIAASNFYINILGYLQDISQSLEYISKVSYKHVNNNHKKLKFNQIKELKQIDKSLEELFKNTRIAFEKSSFEEIGNILSTKKTLFNEITDKIQKQVERTRTEEVSPKNTTLYFSLLLETKDLLTATMNLLEEYYLAHDGTQIPKILKQEEEE, translated from the coding sequence ATGGAGAATATATATTTATTGATGATAGTCGCTTTAGCTGTTTTAGCTATTGCAGATTTAGTTGTTGGAGTAAGTAATGATGCCGTGAATTTTTTAAATTCAGCTATAGGTTCTAAAGTTGTTTCTTTTAAGACCATTATGCTTGTTGCGAGTTTAGGTGTTGCTATTGGAGCCATATTCTCGAGCGGAATGATGGAGGTCGCCAGAAAAGGTATTTTTAATCCAGGCGAATTTATGTTTAGCGAAATCATGATTATTTTCATGGCTGTAATGATTACAGATATTTTACTGCTCGATTTCTTTAACACCATTGGGATGCCAACATCTACAACGGTTTCTATTGTATTCGAACTTTTAGGAGCTTCTGTTGCTATTGCTTTAATTAAAATTGGTCATGACGGAGGAAGCTTCGCAGACTTAACAACTTACATAAACACCTCTAAAGCCACACAAATTATTGTAGGTATTTTGCTCTCGGTGGTTATTGCATTCTCCGTTGGTGCATTAGTACAATGGGTTACACGATTATTACTATCTTATAATTTTGAAAAGAAAGCGAAATGGATAGGGGCTTTATTTGGAGGATTTGCTATTACTGCTATTTCTTATTTTATCTTCTTAAAAGGTATTGGAGGAACTGCTTTTGCTAAAGAAAGCTTCTCTATTTTAGGCGGATTAACCATTTCACATTTTATAGAAAATCAAGTTTTTGTTATTCTATTAATTAGTCTTTTATTATGGACTGCGGTGTCTTACATCTACTCTGCCGTATTAAAATTCGATATATATAAACTAATTATTTTAATAGGGACTTTCGCATTAGCTCTAGCTTTTGCAGGAAATGACTTAGTTAACTTTATTGGAGTACCAATTGCAGCATGGCAATCGTACCAAGTTTGGTCTGTATCTGGAGTACCAGCAGATCAATTTGACATGAGTGTTTTATCTGAAGCGGTACAAACACCTACCCTAATGTTATTTGTAGCCGGTATGATTATGGTTGCTACATTATGGTTTTCTAGCAAAGCAAAGGCCGTTGTTAAAACCTCTATAGATTTATCATCAAGCCAAAGTACTAAAGAACGTTTTCAGCCTAATTTCTTGTCTCGAGGATTTGTTCGTGGTGCGGTAGGAATCTCAGAAGTATTCAATTACTTTATACCTAGTAAAACTAAAGAAAAAATAGATAGACGTTTCGAGAAACCAACTATCGAGCTAAAAAGAGATAAAACCTTCGAACTTCCTGCATTCGATGTTGTTCGTGCAGCTGTAAACTTAATGGTAGCAAGTGTACTTATTTCTATTGCAACGTCTATGAAACTACCTTTATCTACTACATACGTAACGTTTATGGTAGCTATGGGATCGTCTTTAGCAGATAAAGCTTGGGGAGCAGAAAGTGCAGTATACCGTGTTGCTGGTGTATTAAACGTTATTGGAGGTTGGTTCTTCACAGCATTAATTGCTTTTATATCTGCAGCTACAATTGCATATTTAATAAATTTACATGTACCATCTATGCTTGCTATATTGCTTTTATTAGCAGTTATTTTATTGGCTAGAAACTATTTGTCTATAAACAAAAAGAATAAGGAACTTAAAGCGGAAGGCCAATTGCTACGTGCTGAAAGCAGCTCTATTCAAGGAGTTATTCACGAAAGTGCGCATAACATTTCTAATGCTATAAGACGTGTAGATAAAATATATAGTAATGCAATAAATGGGTTGTCTAAACAAGATTTAATAGCCTTAAAACAAAACAAAAAGCAAGTTGAAAAACTAGGAAACGAAATTGATGAATTAAGAGACAACATCTTCTATTTCATTAAAAACTTAGACGAATCTAGTATTGCTGCCAGCAACTTTTACATTAACATTTTAGGCTATTTACAGGATATATCTCAATCTTTAGAATACATTTCTAAAGTAAGTTACAAACACGTAAATAACAACCACAAGAAACTAAAATTCAATCAGATTAAAGAATTAAAACAGATTGATAAATCTCTTGAAGAGTTGTTTAAAAACACTAGAATTGCTTTTGAAAAAAGTTCTTTCGAAGAAATTGGAAACATATTAAGTACCAAGAAAACATTATTTAACGAGATAACAGATAAAATTCAGAAACAAGTGGAGCGTACACGAACTGAAGAGGTAAGTCCTAAAAACACGACCTTATACTTTAGTTTACTATTAGAAACAAAAGACCTTCTAACAGCTACCATGAATTTATTAGAAGAATATTATCTAGCACACGATGGTACTCAAATTCCTAAAATCTTAAAACAAGAAGAAGAGGAATAG
- a CDS encoding toxin-antitoxin system YwqK family antitoxin — MKTKIIFLLALLMTVVSFGQDKKELTLNENTQLIEATYFHDNGVVSQTGFYTLDGKLQGEWKQYDTSGKKLTAANYNNGEKVGKWFFWGEDTLKEVDYSNNAIASVSEWDNKSTRVVSQ; from the coding sequence ATGAAAACGAAAATAATATTTCTACTAGCGTTATTAATGACTGTTGTGTCATTCGGACAAGATAAAAAAGAATTAACTTTAAATGAGAATACTCAATTAATTGAGGCTACTTATTTTCATGATAATGGTGTAGTAAGCCAAACAGGTTTTTACACATTAGATGGTAAGTTACAGGGAGAATGGAAACAATATGATACTTCAGGAAAGAAACTTACTGCTGCAAATTATAACAATGGCGAAAAAGTTGGAAAATGGTTTTTCTGGGGAGAAGATACTTTAAAAGAAGTAGACTATTCAAACAATGCTATTGCAAGTGTTAGTGAATGGGATAACAAAAGCACTCGTGTTGTAAGTCAATAA
- a CDS encoding TonB-dependent receptor has translation MKQFLIALVFLTTAFSYSQDTGSIVGKLLDKEYNNEPLAFANILIKGTTKGTTSDMDGVYAFTDIAPGTYTVIYSFVGYQTQEVPVEVTAGNATQIDITMVASAAALDEVVIQTTTRKESETALLLDQKKAVVIKESIGAERLRALGVTDAATATSKISGVTRSEGSGEVYIRGLGDRYLSTTMNGLPIPSDDVNNKNINLNLFSTNMIENVGITKTYTTSSYADQSSGNADITSKGYSKKELSIGVASGYNTNLFGVNNFKKSVISNDVTFGFHKKKYALVDLITRQGWDAEHQKNFGNYGISLHGGTKFDVFGKQLKLFVAGSHSKKYSYQEGVFRSFRSNILDNEFTDTELSNTNINSTGYINLALKLNNNNNIRVSSLSVNKSDDNVYEQGRNGEGYVFDQDPQEDGAFVRDQNFKQTTLLINQIEGTHNITDRNTLKWAAGYNYVLAQEPNRIRNEANILDPNTVQYAHVGDFQQRKSDQKIEDNEYNAYITDAIELGKFDDDANTRPLKLHFGADYRHKERLFDSQFVGVRARDFQVPTVDDFSQTFTTENFNNGLVLRERDEDLYDADLTIMAGFANLDFGLNKKFSGNLGVRFERDEINVLWDVANYVGRVGSIKKEYTEFYPSVNLKYELNENQFLRLASSLTQTLPEFKELAPFEYVSPTGRVTRGDPNLEKSDVFNLDLKWEFFPRNSELISATAFYKQIKNPINLAQTRGSSGIFQYSNTGEAADVLGLELEARLDLITNEDEETLLNINANVTKMWFTQDLLEDYQYNSITETDLQGASDLIINGSISYNSQTEKEFIATLTGNYSSDKIFALGSPEDFSNSAVLYNDAIIEKGFVTLDLVVSKQITDNLLIKFAGTNLLNPEIKQTQEIRNINSGIESNETVLSYKKGSVLSLGLKYTF, from the coding sequence ATGAAACAATTTTTAATAGCTTTAGTATTTTTAACTACCGCGTTTTCTTACTCCCAAGACACCGGTTCTATAGTAGGTAAATTATTAGATAAGGAATATAATAATGAGCCACTTGCATTTGCTAACATCTTAATTAAAGGCACCACAAAAGGAACTACATCTGATATGGATGGAGTTTATGCTTTTACAGATATAGCTCCAGGGACATACACTGTAATTTATAGTTTTGTGGGTTACCAAACTCAAGAAGTGCCAGTAGAAGTTACTGCAGGTAATGCAACACAAATAGACATTACAATGGTTGCTAGCGCTGCGGCGTTAGACGAGGTTGTAATTCAAACTACTACAAGAAAAGAAAGTGAAACTGCTTTATTATTAGACCAGAAAAAAGCAGTAGTAATTAAAGAAAGTATTGGAGCAGAACGTTTACGTGCACTGGGTGTTACAGATGCTGCAACAGCTACTTCTAAAATATCTGGAGTAACAAGAAGCGAAGGTTCTGGCGAGGTTTATATTCGTGGTCTAGGTGATAGATATCTTTCTACAACCATGAATGGTTTGCCAATACCATCTGATGATGTTAATAATAAAAACATCAATCTAAATCTATTTTCTACAAATATGATTGAAAATGTAGGAATCACTAAAACCTACACCACTTCTAGTTATGCAGATCAAAGTTCTGGAAATGCAGACATAACATCTAAAGGGTACTCTAAAAAAGAATTATCTATTGGTGTAGCTTCTGGATACAATACAAACTTATTTGGTGTAAATAATTTCAAGAAAAGTGTAATTTCTAATGATGTAACTTTTGGTTTTCATAAGAAAAAATATGCTTTAGTAGATTTAATTACAAGACAAGGTTGGGATGCAGAACACCAAAAAAACTTTGGTAACTACGGTATCTCTTTACATGGAGGTACTAAATTTGATGTGTTTGGTAAACAATTAAAATTATTTGTTGCTGGTTCTCATTCAAAAAAATACAGCTATCAAGAAGGTGTTTTTAGAAGCTTTAGATCGAACATTTTAGATAATGAATTTACAGACACAGAACTTTCTAACACTAATATAAACTCTACAGGTTACATAAATTTAGCTTTAAAATTAAATAACAATAATAATATTAGAGTAAGTAGTTTATCTGTAAACAAGAGTGATGATAATGTTTACGAACAAGGTAGAAACGGAGAAGGTTATGTATTTGACCAAGATCCTCAAGAAGATGGTGCTTTTGTAAGAGACCAAAACTTTAAACAAACAACCTTGTTAATTAATCAAATTGAAGGTACTCACAATATTACAGACCGTAATACCTTAAAGTGGGCTGCTGGATATAATTATGTGCTAGCTCAAGAGCCAAATAGAATTAGAAACGAAGCTAACATCTTAGATCCTAACACTGTTCAATATGCACACGTAGGTGATTTTCAACAAAGAAAATCTGACCAAAAAATTGAAGACAACGAATACAATGCTTATATAACAGACGCTATTGAATTAGGTAAGTTTGATGACGACGCCAATACAAGACCTTTAAAACTACATTTTGGTGCAGATTATCGCCATAAAGAACGTTTATTCGACTCGCAGTTTGTTGGTGTAAGAGCACGTGATTTTCAAGTTCCTACTGTAGATGATTTTTCTCAAACATTTACTACAGAAAACTTCAACAATGGCTTAGTTCTTCGTGAAAGAGACGAAGACCTTTACGATGCTGATTTAACTATTATGGCTGGGTTTGCTAATTTAGATTTCGGTTTAAATAAAAAATTCTCTGGTAACTTAGGAGTACGTTTCGAAAGAGACGAAATAAATGTACTTTGGGATGTTGCCAACTACGTGGGACGTGTTGGATCTATAAAAAAAGAATATACAGAGTTTTACCCAAGTGTTAATTTAAAATATGAATTAAATGAAAACCAGTTCCTTCGTTTAGCTTCAAGTTTAACACAAACACTTCCAGAATTTAAAGAATTAGCACCTTTCGAATACGTATCGCCTACGGGACGTGTAACTCGTGGAGATCCAAATTTAGAAAAATCGGATGTGTTTAACCTAGACTTAAAATGGGAATTCTTTCCAAGAAATAGCGAACTTATCTCTGCAACAGCATTCTATAAGCAAATTAAAAACCCAATTAACTTAGCTCAAACAAGAGGTTCTTCTGGGATCTTTCAATACTCAAATACTGGAGAAGCTGCAGATGTATTAGGTTTAGAACTTGAAGCTCGATTAGATTTAATTACTAACGAAGATGAGGAAACACTATTAAACATAAATGCCAATGTTACCAAAATGTGGTTTACTCAAGATTTACTAGAAGACTACCAGTACAATAGCATTACTGAAACAGATTTACAAGGTGCTTCAGATTTAATTATAAACGGATCTATAAGTTATAACAGTCAAACAGAAAAAGAATTTATAGCAACATTAACGGGTAACTATTCTTCCGATAAAATATTTGCATTAGGTTCTCCTGAAGATTTTTCAAACAGCGCAGTTTTATATAATGACGCTATTATAGAAAAAGGATTTGTAACTCTAGATTTAGTAGTAAGCAAACAAATTACAGACAACTTATTAATAAAGTTTGCAGGTACAAACCTATTAAATCCTGAAATAAAACAAACTCAGGAAATAAGAAATATTAACTCTGGTATAGAAAGTAACGAAACCGTTCTTTCATACAAAAAAGGTAGCGTTTTAAGCTTAGGATTAAAATACACTTTCTAG
- the dgt gene encoding dGTP triphosphohydrolase: MNWEQLLSLKRFGDVNKRLRKDQDETRLGFEVDYDRVIFSSEFRSLQDKTQVIPMSQTDFVHTRLTHSLEVSVVARSLGRKIGEKLLLKYPELKLEHGYLPNDFGAIVASAALAHDIGNPPFGHSGEKSIGEYFKTGLGLQYKDALTPKQYQDLCDFEGNANGFKILTQSRQGREGGLRLCYATLGTFIKYPKESLPIKPTRDVSDKKYGFFQSEKAAFIDIAQELGLIENGANGNVSFKRHPLAYLVEAADDICYTIIDFEDGINLGLIEEEFALEYLIKLVKDVIDINKYHQLNNTQDRISYLRALAINTLINEAITVFVANEEAILNGSFGVSLLDKSKYEAQINDIIKISVEKIYQSREVLDKEISGYAVISKLLDTYITAVNNSYNGNASSYDGLILKTLPQTINFSEDDLYLRLLNVCHHVSLFSDSQAILIFRKFLGKHD; the protein is encoded by the coding sequence ATGAATTGGGAACAATTATTGTCTCTAAAACGTTTTGGAGATGTTAATAAACGGTTAAGGAAGGATCAAGATGAAACGCGTTTAGGGTTTGAAGTAGATTACGACCGTGTAATATTTTCTTCAGAATTTAGAAGTTTACAAGATAAAACACAAGTTATTCCTATGTCGCAGACAGATTTTGTGCATACGCGTTTAACTCATAGTCTTGAAGTTAGCGTGGTTGCGAGGTCTTTAGGACGTAAAATAGGAGAAAAATTACTACTGAAATATCCAGAGCTTAAATTAGAACACGGATACTTGCCCAACGATTTTGGAGCCATAGTGGCATCGGCAGCTTTAGCGCACGATATTGGAAATCCGCCATTCGGTCATTCTGGTGAAAAATCGATAGGGGAATATTTTAAAACAGGTCTAGGTCTTCAATATAAAGACGCGCTTACACCTAAACAATACCAGGATTTATGCGATTTTGAAGGGAATGCAAACGGATTTAAAATTTTAACTCAGAGTCGTCAGGGGCGCGAAGGCGGATTACGTTTGTGTTATGCCACTTTAGGAACGTTTATTAAATACCCTAAAGAATCGCTGCCTATAAAACCAACTCGAGATGTATCCGATAAAAAATATGGTTTTTTTCAAAGTGAGAAAGCAGCATTTATAGATATTGCTCAAGAATTGGGGTTAATAGAGAATGGAGCAAACGGCAATGTGAGCTTTAAAAGGCATCCTTTAGCTTATTTGGTTGAAGCAGCAGACGATATTTGTTATACCATAATCGATTTTGAAGATGGAATTAATTTAGGTTTAATTGAAGAGGAATTCGCTCTAGAATATCTTATTAAATTAGTTAAAGATGTTATCGATATCAATAAATATCATCAATTAAATAATACACAAGATCGAATTAGCTATTTAAGAGCATTAGCTATTAATACGCTAATAAATGAAGCGATTACTGTTTTTGTGGCTAATGAAGAGGCTATTTTAAATGGAAGTTTTGGTGTATCTTTATTAGATAAAAGCAAATATGAAGCTCAAATAAATGACATTATAAAAATTAGTGTTGAAAAAATTTACCAATCACGGGAAGTTTTAGATAAAGAAATTTCTGGTTATGCTGTTATTTCAAAACTATTAGACACCTATATTACTGCGGTTAATAATAGTTATAATGGTAATGCATCTAGTTACGATGGTCTAATTTTAAAAACACTTCCACAAACAATTAATTTTAGTGAAGACGATTTATATTTAAGATTGTTAAATGTATGTCATCACGTCTCTTTATTTTCTGATAGTCAGGCCATTTTAATTTTCAGAAAGTTTTTAGGAAAACACGATTAA
- a CDS encoding T9SS type A sorting domain-containing protein gives MTKKLPIVLVLIITLICSISCANKEKSDNTKEPSIEALKASHKKFLENSPFKNTQELTKKERANKGLPPKRYMERLWELTMNPALGHPTPENLATIQKELITQRKSDLAQGRIPGDDSNNNWVERGPNNVGGRTRAIIFDPNDSSNETVFAGGVSGGLWKNTNISNASSVWTSVNIPENLNISSIAVDPNNSKIMYVGTGESYVQGDVNGNGVWKSTDGGNSWTHVFGGAEGETVIQTAASVTVNSPSEIANRNVAETADFGPRNTVTGDLVMASDGSASPYEACGRITNNAEVKGKIALIYRGNCGFIDKVKYVQDAGAIGVVVINNEAGAPIGMGGTDTNNAITIPSVMISMSAGSDIRSAIDSGDTVNVKIRYSSFAGYYVLNGNQHINDVLVRDNNGVSEVYIAAGSTAYFDSSPFTLLGPDDFGLYKSVDAGSNWSAVSLPLSENGSRFEPNDIELGADNTVWVATRNSLYYSDGGGTILSSKEGNVFTVKHTLEGSRTQIATSPTNPNKIYVLAEGTEDPVIMQKTTDGFATITELPLPDDVDPNMSADDFCRNQAYYNLVIKTDPKNDETVFVGGIDLFKSENGGVVWNQLSHWYGYDDLANVHADQHAIVFGNNDSSKMVFGNDGGVYYSSASGENAEARNNGYNVTQFYTVAISPTSPFKSELILAGSQDNGNQLFQGVVSPGINSTTDITGGDGAATFFDQDGEDTYLITNYVYNALITKIDYRTGVRTTIFEDEEEASNGEFINIQALDSRLDYLFSNFSSGNNYSYIAFRTKVEEGETGFVVDTISNAAFLNASPTAMAVSPHETTGDHSTLYLGLENGKLLKVGNASTESSQTWEDISSPQFLGSISDIEFGGSSNTIFVTFHNYGVNNIWSTNDGGTTWKQKDGNLPDMPVKTILQNPLNLEEVVVGTELGVWYTANFSNDSPTWVSAFNGMSNVKVLDLDLREDNTIYAATYGRGVFSGKFTGESLSVEDNVLASGISLYPTVSNGEFKVNSKTNLGEVNLQIFNLSGQSVYVKNLNLSGNTATDITLNVASGMYLARFTEGATTTVKKFIIK, from the coding sequence ATGACTAAAAAATTACCAATAGTACTTGTGTTAATTATCACTTTAATTTGTTCAATCAGTTGTGCGAACAAAGAAAAGTCTGATAATACTAAAGAACCTTCAATAGAAGCATTGAAGGCGTCTCATAAAAAATTCTTAGAGAATAGTCCTTTTAAGAATACGCAAGAACTTACAAAAAAGGAACGCGCTAATAAAGGGTTACCTCCAAAACGCTACATGGAACGTTTGTGGGAGCTTACCATGAATCCTGCACTTGGACATCCAACACCAGAAAATTTAGCTACTATTCAAAAAGAATTAATTACTCAGCGTAAATCCGATTTAGCTCAAGGTCGAATTCCTGGTGACGATTCTAATAATAATTGGGTAGAGCGTGGTCCAAATAACGTTGGTGGCCGTACGCGTGCAATTATCTTCGATCCAAACGACTCATCTAACGAAACAGTTTTTGCTGGAGGAGTAAGTGGTGGATTATGGAAAAACACAAACATATCTAATGCGTCTTCGGTTTGGACGAGTGTAAATATTCCTGAAAATTTAAATATTTCATCTATTGCTGTCGATCCTAATAATTCTAAAATTATGTACGTTGGTACTGGAGAGTCTTATGTTCAGGGTGATGTAAATGGAAACGGTGTATGGAAATCTACCGATGGTGGAAACTCTTGGACCCATGTATTTGGTGGTGCCGAAGGAGAAACTGTAATTCAAACAGCAGCAAGTGTTACTGTAAATTCACCAAGTGAAATAGCTAATCGAAATGTTGCAGAAACAGCAGATTTTGGACCACGAAATACTGTTACAGGAGATTTAGTAATGGCATCAGATGGCAGTGCATCGCCGTATGAAGCCTGTGGTCGCATTACAAACAATGCAGAAGTTAAAGGCAAAATCGCATTAATCTACAGAGGAAATTGTGGATTTATAGATAAAGTAAAATATGTGCAAGATGCAGGTGCAATTGGAGTAGTGGTTATTAATAACGAAGCGGGAGCTCCCATAGGAATGGGTGGAACCGATACAAATAACGCTATTACTATTCCATCTGTTATGATTTCTATGAGTGCTGGTAGTGACATACGTTCGGCAATAGATTCTGGAGATACCGTAAATGTAAAAATAAGATATAGTAGTTTCGCTGGATATTATGTGTTGAATGGAAATCAGCATATAAATGACGTATTAGTTAGAGATAATAATGGAGTGTCTGAGGTCTATATTGCAGCAGGTTCTACAGCATATTTCGATTCTAGTCCATTTACGCTTTTAGGTCCAGATGATTTCGGACTTTATAAATCTGTAGATGCTGGTTCAAACTGGTCTGCTGTAAGTTTACCTTTATCGGAAAATGGAAGTCGTTTTGAACCTAATGATATTGAATTAGGAGCAGATAATACGGTTTGGGTAGCCACTCGAAATAGCTTGTATTACAGCGATGGCGGTGGTACCATATTATCGTCTAAAGAAGGAAATGTCTTTACAGTAAAACATACTTTAGAAGGAAGTCGTACTCAAATTGCAACTTCTCCAACAAATCCAAATAAAATTTACGTTTTAGCCGAGGGCACAGAAGATCCTGTAATTATGCAAAAAACCACAGATGGATTTGCAACCATAACAGAATTGCCTTTACCTGATGATGTAGATCCTAATATGAGTGCTGACGATTTTTGTAGAAATCAGGCGTATTATAATTTAGTGATAAAAACAGATCCAAAAAACGACGAAACCGTTTTTGTAGGTGGAATAGATTTGTTTAAAAGTGAAAACGGTGGTGTAGTATGGAATCAGTTAAGTCACTGGTATGGTTATGACGATTTAGCCAATGTACACGCCGATCAACATGCTATTGTTTTTGGTAATAACGATAGTTCTAAAATGGTGTTTGGAAATGATGGTGGTGTGTATTACTCATCTGCTTCAGGTGAAAATGCAGAGGCTCGAAATAACGGATACAATGTAACGCAATTTTATACGGTTGCAATATCTCCAACCTCACCATTTAAATCAGAGTTAATTCTTGCAGGATCTCAAGATAACGGAAACCAATTGTTTCAAGGGGTTGTTAGCCCAGGTATAAATTCAACAACAGATATTACAGGTGGTGATGGTGCAGCAACATTCTTCGATCAAGATGGAGAGGATACATATTTAATTACAAATTATGTGTACAATGCCCTCATCACAAAAATTGACTACCGTACAGGAGTTAGAACGACTATATTTGAAGATGAAGAGGAAGCGAGTAATGGAGAGTTTATTAACATTCAGGCTTTAGACTCGAGATTAGATTATTTGTTTTCTAATTTTTCTTCAGGAAATAATTATTCTTACATCGCTTTCAGAACTAAAGTAGAGGAGGGAGAAACAGGTTTTGTTGTAGATACTATTAGTAATGCAGCATTCTTAAACGCTTCACCAACTGCAATGGCAGTGTCTCCACACGAGACAACCGGGGATCATAGTACGTTGTATTTAGGTTTAGAGAATGGAAAATTATTGAAAGTAGGTAATGCAAGTACCGAGTCTTCACAAACATGGGAAGATATATCTTCACCTCAATTTTTAGGAAGTATTTCTGATATTGAATTCGGTGGGTCTTCTAACACTATTTTTGTAACCTTCCATAATTACGGTGTTAATAATATTTGGTCTACTAACGATGGCGGAACAACATGGAAGCAGAAGGATGGAAACTTGCCAGATATGCCTGTAAAAACAATTCTTCAGAATCCTTTAAACTTAGAAGAAGTTGTTGTTGGTACAGAATTAGGAGTTTGGTATACAGCAAATTTCTCAAACGATTCACCAACTTGGGTATCTGCCTTTAACGGAATGAGTAACGTAAAAGTATTAGATTTAGATTTAAGAGAGGATAATACCATTTATGCTGCGACTTACGGAAGAGGAGTGTTCTCAGGTAAATTTACAGGAGAATCTTTAAGCGTAGAAGACAATGTGTTGGCATCAGGTATTTCATTATATCCTACAGTGTCTAATGGTGAGTTTAAAGTGAATTCTAAAACGAACTTAGGAGAAGTAAATCTTCAGATTTTTAATTTAAGCGGACAATCTGTTTATGTGAAGAATCTTAATTTAAGCGGAAACACTGCTACCGATATTACTTTAAATGTAGCATCGGGTATGTATTTAGCTCGATTTACAGAAGGGGCAACAACTACAGTTAAAAAGTTTATAATCAAATAA